In Flavobacterium endoglycinae, one DNA window encodes the following:
- a CDS encoding T9SS type A sorting domain-containing protein gives MCKYLPIVLFLFCFSVSSQSKLKFNYDAAGNQILRELCLSGCGLTAKQEIKEIEALTDDDLLKFSPEDVISYYPNPVREELFLQWELTDNRYVSSIHIYTITGQLLRSFQLTQSTNNLNIAFQNYAVGMYLVMLSYNDGGEKSIKIIKQ, from the coding sequence ATGTGCAAATATCTACCAATTGTTTTATTCCTTTTTTGCTTTTCAGTTTCGTCACAATCTAAGCTGAAATTTAATTACGATGCTGCCGGAAATCAGATTCTAAGGGAGTTATGTCTATCTGGTTGCGGGCTTACTGCTAAACAAGAAATTAAAGAAATCGAAGCATTAACCGATGATGATTTACTTAAGTTTTCGCCAGAAGATGTGATTTCATACTACCCAAACCCTGTAAGAGAAGAATTGTTTTTACAATGGGAACTTACTGATAATAGATATGTGTCTTCTATACATATTTATACTATAACAGGTCAATTATTACGCTCATTTCAGCTAACACAAAGCACTAATAACCTCAATATTGCTTTTCAGAATTATGCAGTTGGAATGTATCTGGTTATGCTTTCGTACAATGACGGGGGAGAAAAGTCTATTAAAATAATTAAACAATAA
- the glmS gene encoding glutamine--fructose-6-phosphate transaminase (isomerizing), protein MCGIVGYIGHRDAYPIVIKGLKRLEYRGYDSAGVMLYDETGIKLCKTKGKVSDLETKASDNLTTSGNIGIGHTRWATHGVPNDVNSHPHLSNSGDLVIIHNGIIENYAPLKEELIKRGYTFKSDTDTEVLVNLIEEVQKKENIKLGKAVQIALNQVVGAYAIAVFDKKNPNEIVAARLGSPLAIGVGEGEYFIASDASPFIEYTSNAVYLEDGEMANIRLHKPLKIRKIKDDSLVDPYIQELQMNLEQIEKGGYDHFMLKEIYEQPSVIKDTYRGRLHANEGIVQMAGVEDNLEKFLNAQRILIVACGTSWHAGLVAEYIFEEFTRIPVEVEYASEFRYRNPIINKNDVVIAISQSGETADTMAAIKLAKENGAFVFGVCNVVGSSISRESHAGAYTHAGPEIGVASTKAFTTQITVLAMIALRLGKAKGTLSNPDFHAYLQELELIPEKVGEALGTNDRAKEIAAAFKDAPNCLYLGRGYNFPVALEGALKLKEISYIHAEGYPAAEMKHGPIALIDEHMPVIVIAPKQGHYDKIVSNIQEIKSRSGKIIAVVTKGDIQVRELADYVIEIPETSDALSPLITTIPLQLLSYYIAVMRGCNVDQPRNLAKSVTVE, encoded by the coding sequence ATGTGTGGAATTGTTGGGTATATCGGTCATCGAGATGCTTATCCTATTGTAATAAAAGGATTAAAGCGTCTTGAGTACAGAGGATATGATAGTGCCGGCGTTATGTTGTATGACGAAACAGGTATTAAACTCTGTAAAACAAAAGGAAAAGTTTCTGATCTAGAAACTAAAGCAAGTGATAATTTAACAACAAGCGGCAATATTGGAATTGGACATACGCGTTGGGCGACGCACGGTGTACCAAATGATGTGAACTCCCATCCACATCTTTCAAATTCTGGCGACTTAGTAATTATCCACAACGGAATTATCGAAAATTATGCACCTCTTAAAGAAGAATTAATCAAAAGAGGTTACACTTTTAAATCTGATACTGATACAGAGGTTTTAGTTAATTTAATAGAAGAAGTTCAAAAGAAAGAAAATATTAAATTAGGTAAAGCAGTTCAGATTGCTTTAAATCAGGTTGTAGGTGCTTATGCGATTGCGGTATTCGACAAAAAAAATCCAAACGAAATTGTAGCGGCAAGATTAGGAAGCCCATTAGCAATTGGAGTAGGAGAAGGCGAATATTTCATTGCTTCTGATGCATCTCCATTTATCGAATATACTTCGAATGCGGTATATCTTGAAGATGGTGAAATGGCAAATATCAGATTACACAAGCCGCTTAAAATTAGAAAAATTAAAGATGATTCTTTAGTAGATCCTTATATCCAGGAACTTCAAATGAATTTGGAGCAAATCGAAAAAGGAGGTTATGACCACTTTATGCTTAAAGAAATCTATGAGCAGCCAAGTGTAATTAAAGATACTTACAGAGGAAGACTTCATGCCAATGAAGGAATTGTTCAAATGGCAGGTGTTGAAGATAATCTTGAAAAATTCTTAAATGCGCAAAGAATATTAATCGTAGCTTGTGGTACTTCATGGCACGCAGGTTTGGTTGCTGAATATATTTTTGAAGAATTTACGCGTATTCCAGTTGAAGTAGAATATGCTTCTGAATTTAGATACAGAAACCCAATCATTAATAAAAATGATGTAGTTATTGCGATTTCTCAATCTGGGGAAACGGCAGATACTATGGCGGCGATTAAATTAGCAAAAGAAAACGGCGCATTTGTTTTTGGCGTTTGCAACGTAGTAGGTTCATCTATTTCAAGAGAAAGCCATGCAGGTGCTTATACACATGCAGGTCCAGAAATTGGAGTAGCTTCTACTAAAGCTTTCACCACACAGATTACTGTTTTGGCTATGATTGCGCTTCGATTAGGAAAAGCAAAAGGAACGTTATCAAATCCTGATTTCCATGCTTATTTACAGGAATTAGAATTAATTCCAGAAAAAGTAGGCGAGGCTTTAGGGACAAATGACAGAGCAAAAGAAATTGCAGCAGCATTTAAAGATGCGCCAAACTGTTTATATTTAGGTAGAGGATATAATTTTCCAGTTGCTTTAGAAGGTGCTTTAAAATTAAAAGAGATCTCGTATATTCACGCAGAGGGATATCCGGCAGCTGAGATGAAACACGGTCCAATTGCTTTAATTGATGAGCATATGCCAGTTATTGTAATTGCTCCGAAACAAGGGCATTATGATAAAATCGTAAGTAACATTCAGGAAATTAAGTCGCGAAGTGGAAAAATTATTGCTGTTGTTACTAAAGGGGATATTCAAGTTCGTGAATTAGCGGATTATGTAATCGAAATTCCAGAAACTTCAGATGCATTGTCACCACTTATTACGACAATCCCATTGCAATTGCTTTCATATTATATTGCAGTTATGAGAGGATGTAATGTCGATCAGCCTCGTAACTTGGCAAAATCAGTTACCGTAGAATAG
- a CDS encoding DUF4270 domain-containing protein, which translates to MYNTSFFKKILFAATVVLFCSCDKDFNAIGDDLIGDDHFGLESEKYDVVAYNQEVTPVQSNSLTINKLGIYEDPVFGTTTANYNTQVTLSAYAPSIGEEPVIKNVILSIPYFSHTISVNEKGGYNYQLDSIYGTPADKGRLDLSIYESTYQMRSSYYDNGSQLTQMYYTDQTPDFEGHLGVKLNDSTDVKQNTKFFFDVAQKKDSTYDDSSKKYTYTYSAPEMRLNLNKAFFQDKILKAAASKLSAADVFQEYFRGLYFKVAKSGADPVNMALLDFSKGKITINYKAKTDITTDGDTKENRSIVINLTGSNVNLLQEVKKTEYQDALTARNKTTGDSRLYLKGGQGSLAVIELNDFASKLKEIRDNGWKVNEANLVFNIDATKMNAVGTDNIKAKEPKRVYLYDLTNNVPILDYTSDGSSSITTDSRMSKVVYGGIINVDATTKRGTSYKIRLTNHIRNLIKTTTATNVKLGLVVMDDISLVTSNKLKLKNDVISEVPRASVVNPSGTILFGNNIPAGDSNYDKRLRLEVYYTKPN; encoded by the coding sequence ATGTATAATACTTCTTTTTTTAAGAAAATTCTATTTGCTGCAACAGTTGTTCTTTTTTGTTCTTGCGATAAAGATTTTAATGCGATTGGTGATGATTTGATTGGTGATGATCATTTTGGTCTTGAGTCTGAAAAGTATGATGTGGTGGCCTATAATCAAGAGGTAACACCAGTTCAGTCAAATTCTCTAACTATAAATAAATTAGGAATTTACGAAGATCCAGTTTTTGGAACCACAACAGCGAATTATAATACACAAGTAACACTTTCTGCTTATGCTCCTTCAATTGGAGAAGAGCCTGTAATTAAGAATGTAATTTTAAGTATTCCATACTTCAGCCATACTATATCTGTGAATGAAAAAGGAGGATATAATTATCAATTAGATTCAATTTATGGTACTCCAGCAGATAAAGGAAGGCTTGATTTGAGTATTTATGAGTCTACTTATCAAATGAGAAGTTCTTATTATGATAACGGAAGTCAGTTGACACAAATGTATTATACGGATCAAACTCCGGATTTTGAAGGTCATTTAGGGGTAAAGCTAAACGATTCTACCGATGTAAAACAAAACACTAAATTCTTTTTTGATGTAGCACAAAAGAAGGATTCTACTTATGATGATTCATCTAAAAAATATACATATACATATTCAGCTCCTGAAATGCGTTTAAATTTGAATAAGGCATTTTTTCAAGATAAAATTTTAAAAGCCGCTGCTTCAAAACTTTCTGCAGCCGATGTTTTTCAGGAATATTTCAGAGGATTATACTTTAAAGTAGCAAAATCTGGAGCAGATCCTGTAAATATGGCTTTGCTAGATTTTTCAAAAGGAAAAATTACCATTAATTATAAAGCTAAAACTGATATCACGACAGATGGTGATACTAAAGAAAACCGTTCAATTGTAATTAATCTAACGGGAAGCAATGTTAACCTTCTTCAGGAAGTTAAAAAAACGGAATACCAAGATGCATTAACAGCAAGAAATAAAACAACAGGTGATTCAAGATTGTACTTAAAAGGAGGGCAAGGTTCGCTTGCAGTTATTGAGCTGAATGATTTTGCTTCTAAATTAAAAGAAATCAGAGATAATGGCTGGAAAGTAAACGAAGCTAATTTAGTTTTTAATATAGATGCCACTAAAATGAATGCTGTTGGTACAGATAATATCAAGGCTAAAGAGCCAAAAAGGGTTTATTTGTACGACCTCACTAATAATGTTCCTATTTTAGATTATACTTCAGATGGAAGCTCGAGTATTACTACCGATTCAAGAATGTCAAAAGTAGTCTACGGAGGTATTATAAATGTTGATGCCACGACTAAAAGAGGAACCAGTTATAAAATCAGACTTACAAATCATATTCGTAATCTAATAAAAACAACAACGGCAACTAATGTAAAATTAGGATTGGTTGTTATGGATGACATCAGTCTTGTAACTTCAAACAAGCTGAAGCTTAAAAATGATGTCATTTCTGAAGTACCGAGAGCATCAGTAGTCAATCCGTCGGGAACCATTTTATTTGGTAATAACATTCCTGCTGGAGACTCTAATTACGATAAGAGACTGAGACTCGAGGTTTACTATACGAAACCAAATTAA
- a CDS encoding glycogen/starch synthase, which produces MKDKRILYVSSEVVPYLAENEVSLMSYDVPKMINDQGGQIRIFMPRYGNINERRHQLHEVIRLSGMNLVVNDLDMPLIIKVASIPKERIQVYFIDNDEYFKRKATFADEEGVLYPDNDERAIFFAKGVVETVKKLNWVPDIIHVHGWLAAMLPIYMKHYYKNEALFNDTKIITSVYGQSFDENLDLEMINKVKFDGVPHESVADLEVPNYENILKASILHSDGVVIASPNVSSSLTKFIESSGKPFLPFATKDAFAEAYTNFYRTFGL; this is translated from the coding sequence ATGAAAGATAAGAGGATATTGTACGTATCATCTGAAGTCGTGCCATATTTGGCTGAAAATGAGGTTTCTTTAATGTCTTATGACGTTCCTAAAATGATTAATGATCAGGGTGGACAAATAAGAATTTTCATGCCAAGATATGGAAATATCAACGAGAGAAGACATCAATTGCATGAGGTGATTAGACTTTCAGGGATGAATTTGGTAGTGAATGACTTAGATATGCCATTGATTATTAAAGTAGCTTCAATTCCTAAAGAAAGAATTCAGGTTTACTTTATTGATAACGATGAATATTTTAAACGCAAAGCTACTTTTGCTGATGAAGAAGGTGTCTTGTATCCTGATAATGACGAACGCGCCATCTTTTTTGCAAAAGGTGTAGTCGAAACTGTAAAAAAATTAAACTGGGTTCCGGATATTATTCACGTTCACGGATGGCTTGCGGCTATGCTTCCAATTTACATGAAGCATTACTACAAAAACGAAGCATTATTTAATGATACTAAAATCATTACTTCAGTTTATGGTCAATCTTTTGATGAAAATTTAGATCTAGAGATGATCAACAAAGTTAAATTTGATGGTGTGCCGCACGAATCTGTGGCGGATCTCGAGGTACCAAATTATGAGAATATTTTAAAAGCGAGTATCCTGCATTCTGATGGTGTAGTAATTGCCTCACCAAATGTTTCTTCAAGTTTAACAAAATTTATAGAATCTTCAGGAAAACCTTTTTTACCTTTCGCCACGAAAGATGCATTCGCTGAAGCGTATACAAATTTCTATAGAACGTTTGGTCTTTAA